The Acidaminococcus fermentans DSM 20731 sequence GGTAGTGGACAGCATGCCCACATCCTCCAGGCAGCGCATATGGTCCAGGTAGCTCTGGCCGAAGGTCATGAAGAACCGGATCCGTTTCACCCCGGGGATGTTCTTGGCCAGGCTTTCGATTTCTTCGTGGTGGAGCAGGTACATATCCTTTTCGCCCACCTGGTCGAAATCATATTCCCGTTTGATGCTCATAGCCGGGATTTCCACCCAGTGGCCGTTTTCCCAGTAGCTGCCAGGGGCGGACACTTCCCGCAGGTTCACTTCCGGGTTGAAGTTGGTGGCAAAGGCATACCCATGGTCCCCGCCGTTGCAGTCCAGGATGTCGATGGTGTCGATGGTGTCGAATTCATGCTTCTGGGCATAGGCGCAGTAAGCCTGGGTCACCCCGGGATCGAACCCGCAGCCCAGCAGGGCGGTGAGGCCGGCTTTTTCGAATTTTTCCTTGTAGGCCCACTGCCAGCTGTAATCGAAGTAGGCGGAGAACCCTTCTTCCTTGCAGCGTTTTTCGTAGATGGCCCTCCATTGGGGATCATCGGTGTCTTCCGGTTCGTAGTTGGCGGTATCCATGTAGTTCACCCCGCAGGCCAGGCAGGCGTCCATGATGGTCAGATCCTGGTAGGGCAGGGCGATGTTCATCACCAGATCCGGTTTGTAGCTTTTGATGAGGGCGATCACCTGATCCACCTGGTCCGCATCCACCTGGGCAGTGGTGACTTTGGTGGCGGTTTTTCCCTTCAGTTTTTCCGCCAGGGCATCGCATTTGGATTTGGTCCGGCTGGCAATGCACAGTTCGGTGAACACATCGCTGACCTGACAGCATTTCTGGATGGCCACGGAAGCAACCCCGCCGCAGCCGATAACAAGGACTCTGCTCATAGTATTTTCCTCCTTGACTTCTTGTATTCTCAGATAAAACCGTAGGGGCCGCAGGCCTGACGGCCCGCTTGCTGCACATACTGTCTGTAATTCGGCGGGCTCCCCGGCGTGGAGCCCCTACGGATCCGGTTTACACGTTTAAAAATTTTACCTGCAAATTTATCCTTCGGCCCGAGACCCGTGACTCGAGACTCGAGACCGAGGTTGCCCTCCGGGCAGCCTTACAACAGCGCCAGCAGCAGTTCCCGGACCACTTTGCAGGCCACGGCGGTGGAGGCGCCGCTGGCATCCAGCATGGGTGCCAGTTCGTTCACGTCGGCGGCCACCACATTTGTCCGGGCCACCAGCCGCAGGGCGTTCAGCAGCGCCATGAAGGTGACGCCCCCGGCTTCCGGGGTACCGGTCCCCGGGAACACCGAAGGATCCAGGCAGTCCAGGTCGATGGTGAAGTACACCGGAACCTGACTCTTTTCCAGATTCCGGACCAGCTGTTCCAGCCCTCCGAAGCTGAAGGGATGCAGGTCCGTGTGCTGCCGGGCGAACTGCCATTCCGCCTTTTCCCCGCTGCGGATGCAGAACTGATGGATCTTTCCGTCCCCGATCAGGTCGTGGCACCGGCGGATTACGCAGGCATGGCTCAGTTTGACCCCCAGGTAATCGTCCCGCAGGTCCGTGTGGGCATCGAAGTGGATGATCTGGACATCCGGGTACTTTTTCAGCACTGCCCGGAAAGCCCCCAGGGTCACCAGGTGCTCGCCCCCCACCATGAAAGGCAGTTTCCCGTCCTGGAGGATGGTGGCCGTCCGTTCCTCAATGTCCTGGAGGGCCATTTCCGAACTGCCGAAGCACAGTTCCAGATCCCCGCTGTCAAAAACGGCGTACTCTTCCAGATCCTTGTCCTGGTAGGGGCTGTAAGTTTCCAGCCCGAAGCTTTCGTGGCGGATGGCAGAAGACCCGAACCGGGTCCCGGGCCGGAAGCTGGTGGTGGAATCAAAGGGCGCCCCGAACAGGACGATTTTGGCGTCCTCATAGGGAGCATCACAGGCCAGGAAGGTTTCCACGTTATTTTTCAGCATTTTGGCACCCTTCTTCCGTTTCCACTTCCTTCAGCATCTCCTCCAGGAAGGCCGGCAGCCAGAAGGCTCCCACATGGAGCCGGGTGGTGTAGTACCGGGTGTGCATGTTCAGGGCTTCCCAGGCCGGAGCATCCAGGTCGTTGATGGGATGGTACTTTTTGCTGGCGAAGCCGAAGGTCCAGTAGCCCGCCGCATAGGTGGGGATATGGGCCTGGTACACCTTGCTGATGGGGAAGGTACTGACGATCCGCTGGTGGCTCCGCTGCATGGCGATGGCGTCTTCCTTGTAGAAGGGGCTCCCCTGCTGGTTCACCATGATCCCGTCTTCCCGGAGGGCGTTGTAGCAGCTGCCGTAGAATTCCCGGGTAAAGAACCCTTCGGAAGGACCGAAAGGATCCACGGAATCCACAATGATCAGGTCATAGGAATTTTCCCGGTGGCGGATGAATTTCAGGGCATTTTCAAAATAGATGTGCACCCGCCGGTCATCCATCCGGCAGGCGTTCCCGGGCAGATAGTTCCGGCAGGCTTCCACCACCATGGGGTCCATTTCCACCAGATCGATTTTCTCCACCCGGTCGTACCGGGTCAGTTCCCGGACCACGCCCCCGTCCCCGGCGCCGATCACCAGGATGTCCTTGATGCCCTTGTGGACCGCCATGGGTACATGGGTCATCATTTCGTCGTAAATGAATTCGTCCCGTTCCGTCAGCATCACATTGCCGTCCAGTGTCAGGACCCGGCCGAATTCCGGCGTTTCGAAAATATCGATCCGCTGGAAGTCACTCTGTTTGGAGAACAGGTGACGGTTCACCCGGAGGCTGTGTTTCACATCCGGTGTATGGAATTCGCTGAACCACATTTCCATTGGTTGTATCCCCCTCTTATGCCAGTACATTCAGGTGCTTCAGTTCCGGATCTTCTGAACCGGTCATGCTGCAGCCCTTTTCTTTGGCGTACCGGATATGTTCCAGTACGGTTTTGGTGATTTTTTCGCCCGGTGCCAGCAGCGGGATCCCCGGCGGATAGCACATGACGAATTCGCTGCACACCCGGCCTTCGCACTGCTCCAGGGGCAGGCTGATCTTGTCCGCATAGAAGGCTTCCTGGGGACTGGTGACCACCACCGGTTCCACATATTCCTGGGTAAGCATGCCGGTGGGATCCTTCTGGTACCGGCGGCGGATTTCCGCCAGGGCGCTGACCAGCCGTTCCAGATCCTGGATCCGGTCCCCCATGGACAGGTAGGCCAGGATGTTGCCGATATCCCCGAACTCGATCTGGATGTCGTAGTCATCCCGGAGGATGTCGTACACTTCGATGCCGGCCAGGCCGATGTCCAGGGTGTGGATGCTCAGTTTTGTGTTGTCGAAATCAAAGACGGAATCCCCGTTCATCAGTTCCCGGCCGAAGGCGTAGTAGCCCCCGATGTTGTTGATTTCCTGCCGGGCGTATTCCGCCATATCCACCACTTTGTGGAAGATCTCCCGGCCGTGGAGGGCCAGCCGCCGGCGGCTGATGTCCAGGCTGGACATCAGCAGGTAGCTGCCGGAGGTGGTCTGGGTCAGGTTGATGATCTGCCGCACATACCCGGCGTGGACCTTGGGCCCGGTGAGCAGGAAGCTGGACTGGGTCAGGCTGCCCCCGCTTTTGTGCATGGAGATGGCGGCCATGTCGGCGCCGGCGGCCATGGCGGATACGGGCAGGCCGCTGCCGAAGTAGAAGTGGGTGCCGTGGGCTTCATCCGCCAGGCACAGCATCCCCGCGTCATGGGCCATTTTCACAATGGCCCGGAGATCGCTGCACACCCCGTAATAGGTGGGGTTGTTCACCACCACCGCCACCGCGTCCGGATTTTCCCGGATGGCCTTGGCCACTGCATCCCGTTTCATCCCCAGGCTGATTCCCAGCCGCTTGTCCACATCCGGGTTCACGTACACCGGGATGGCCCCGCAGAGCACCAGGGCGTTGATCATGCTTTTGTGGACATTCCGGGGCAGGATGATCTTGTCCCCCCGTTTGCAGGCGGACAGGATCATGGACTGGACAGCGCTGGTGGTCCCCCCCACCATCAGGAAAGCCTGGCTGGCCCCAAAGGCGTCGGCGGCCAGCTGTTCCGCCTCCCGGATCACCGACACCGGATGGCACAGGTTGTCCAGGGGCTTCATGCTGTTTACATCCACCCCCACGCATTTTTCTCCCAGAAAATCCGTCAGTTCCGGATTTCCCCGGCCCCGTTTGTGGCCGGGCACGTCAAAGGGCACCACCCGCATCTTCCGGAACCGTTCCAGGGCCTCATAGATGGGGGCCCGATCCTGCTTCAACCGATATTGTTTTTCCAAGCTCTTTCCCTCCCCAGTATTGCTGCTGTCTCTGCTTCCTGCAAAAAAAACGCAAGCTGCCTCTTTGCAGCTTGCGTAATAAGGTCTCATCCGGTATGGCGGTTTGCTTCTTTTCAGGGAATCTCCCCGTTACGAACGACTCTTATTGACCGTTTCACAAGTCTGCGCACAGACGCATTGCGGTTATGAAGTAACCAACTTATAAAAGTTGAACCCACAGGTTCAATCAATAAGGCTGCAAACCAGTTGCCGCCAGTTCGGCAGTGGACCCGGCTGTCCGTATGGCCTTGACCGGACAGCCGTCCCGAAAGACGTAATCTTGTCCAGTGGTCCGATGAAGGTTTTGAAAACACGTGACCGAATTTTCAAATCGTAAAAATTTTAACATACCCCCACCCCGTTGTCAATTTCATCTTGTCTTTCTCCCTTCCCCCGTGCTACCATGGGGACAGACTTTTTGAAGGGAGCTGGTTGGATGACACGGGAGGAATGGATACGGGCCCAGGTGCGGAACCCCTGGCACTGGGGGAGCCTGCTGGCCCTGTGGGGACTGGGGTATTACACCCTGGGCTGGGCGGGCCGGGGCCACTATACCGCCGCCATTGCGGGCTGGGTGCTGTTCCTTCTGGTGGAAACCGCCCCCATGCTCTGGACCATGCTGGTCTTCACCGGGGCCATCCTGTTCCTGTCCCGGTTCTTTCCTCCGGCGGCCCTGATTTTCCTCATCATCGGCATCGTGTTCTTCATCCTCCGGATCCGGTACGTGATCCAGAACGCCCAGCTGCTGGCCAGCGGCTTCCTGGTCTATCTGCTGTACTACCATCTGTTTGCCGACCGGATGCGGCTGGGCTGGGCGCTGGTGGAAGCCTGCTACAAACTGGTGACTCTGAACCACCTGTTTGCCCTGGCAGCTCCGGCATTTCCTGGCCTACCCGGCCCTGCTCCTGGCCGCCGGTCTCCCGGTGCTCCTGGTCCACCTGCTGCTTTGGCTGGCCTACCGGAGGGGGTATGAAAGCCGCAATGCCCTGACGGTGCTGTTCGGCCTGCCCCTGGTGGTGCTTTCCTTCCTGCTGCCCTTCCTGAAAATCCTGGGCGCCTTTGACGGGGCCGCTTTTACCGACGCCGGCCACACCGGGCACATGGGCGGGGACGGATTCCATGGCACGGACGGATTCCATGGCACCCACGGGATCCAGACCACCGACGGCTTCCACGGCACCGGCGAGGTCCCTATGCCGGCAGATGGCCACCCGGTGCCCATACACCATGTGAACGGCTACTTCCGTTCCACCCCTGACGGGGGCACCACCTATGTGCAGCCCCATGTGGCCACCAATCCGGACGGCATCGTGGAAAACAACCTGTCCTGGCACGGTCTCCATCCCGCGACCGGACCGGAAGGAACCCCCCAGGCCCCATCAGCCGCCGGCCATCCGGTCCATATTCCCCACGTGGATACGGTGCCAGGGGTGGGAAAGGAGAAGAAGGAATAAAAAAAAAGGCTGTGAAAAAATGATTTCTCATTTTTTCACAGCCCCTTTTTTAATCAAACTTCCGGTCGTACAGATCACTCTTGGCCAGGAATTCCTCCACCGTAGCGAAGCCCAGCTTTTTCAGCAGCTCGATCACGTAGGGATTTTCCGCCGGGGTGTTGTACTGGGCCTCATCGCTGTAGGCCTGTACGTTCTTCTTGCCTTCCTCCCGGTTCACCAGGGCCTTGGGGCCGCCTACGCAGCCGCCCTTGCAGCCCATGCCTTCGAAGAAGTTCCCTTCATGGTTCCCCTTCAGGATGTTGTCGATCATGGCCCGGCATTCCGGCACGCTGTCCGCCCGGCGGATCTTCATTTCGATCTTCCGGTGGGGATTCAGCTTCTTCACCGTGGCATCCACAGCCGCCGCCACCCCGCCGGCATAGGCGTAGCGGATCCCGGCCTTGGAAGCGTGGGGCACATTGTCCTCTTCCAGGGAAGCCAGATCCAGTTTGGTGGTGGAGAACAGATCCCGGAGTTCTTCATAGGTGAGCACGTAGTCGATGGCACCCTTCAGATCCGGTTCCTTGATTTCCGCCTTCTTGGCCATGCAGGGCCCGATGAACACGGTCTTGGCTTCCGGATGGAGCACTTTTACCGTCCGGCCCCCGGCGATCATGGGAGATACGGAACCGGGAACATTGGGCATCAGCTGATGGTACAGCCGGCGGATCATGGCGATCCACATGGGGCAGCAGCAGCTGGTCAGCTGGAAGTCCCCTTCCTTGTTGACGTTCTTGTCAAATTCAAGGGCTTCCTTCAACGTCAGGATATCGGCGAACACCGCCACTTCCAGCATCCCGGAAAAGCCCAGCAGCTTCAGGGCCGTCCGCAGCTTGCCGGCAGTGACTTCCGGACCGAACTGGCCGGAAAAAGCCGGTGCCACCAGGGCGTAGATGGGGGTATCCCCCTTCTTCAGTTCTTCCACCACCGGGATGATGTCCTTCTTGGTCTTCAGGGATTCCAGTTTGCAGGCATCCACACAGGCCTGGCAGCCCACGCATTTGTCCGGATCGATCTGGACCCCGTCAGCGCTGGGGTGCATGGCATCCCACTGACACACCTTCACGCAGTCCGCCTGTTTGTCTTCAGAACAGGTGCAGGGTTTCACCCGCCACACCAGGCTGGTGTCTTCCGGATGGGCCAGACATTCGATCATCTTGGGATCGGCGTTTTCGATGTCTTCCACATTCTTCCCTTCCGCCGCCCGCTTCAGCATCTTGTGATACAGTTCATCCAGAGTCAGGTTCTTCGCTTTGCTTTCTTCCATGTTTTTCTCCCCTCATGCAGCGGGCTGCCGGTTGTACAGCCCCTATGGTTCCGCTTTACACATTCAAAAAATCTGCCAGCAGATTTTTTCATCCGGCCGCTGACCGTTGACAGCTGACCGTTGACAATTTATACGATTTTCGTGGACCATCCCTCAATGTTCCACACCTGGTCCACCCAGTCTTCGTAGAATTCCGGTTCGTGGGACACCAGCAGCAGGGTTCCCTTGTATTCCCGGAGGGCCCGCTGGAGTTCCTCCTTGGCCTCCACATCCAGGTGGTTGGTGGGTTCGTCCAGCACCAGCAGGTTGGCCGGCCGCTGCATGATCTTGCACAGCCGCACCTTGGCCGCCTCGCCCCCGGAAAGGGCGGTCATCCTGGTGGTGATGTGGTCATTGGTAAGCCCGCAGGCCGCCAGGGCTGCCCGGACTTCCGAATTGCTCATCCCCGGATATTCCTGCCACAGTTCCTCCAGGGCAGTGTTCTGGTTCCCCTTGGCGCTTTCCTGTTCGAAATACCCTACGGAAACAAAATCTCCCTGTTCCACGCTGCCGGCCACCGGGGGGATCATTCCCAGCAGGGTCTTCAGCAGGGTGGATTTCCCCAGGCCGTTGGTGCCCCGGATGGCGATTTTCTGTCCCCGTTCCAGCTTCAGGTCCACCTGTTTGGTGAGAGGTACATCGTACCCCAGCACCAGGTTGGAGGCCGTGAGCACGAACCGGGACGGGGTCCGGTCCTCCAGGAACCGGAAATGGGGTTTGGGTTTCTCCGCCCGTTTGGTGAGAAGCTCCATTTTGTCCAGCTTCTTCTGCCGGCTG is a genomic window containing:
- a CDS encoding saccharopine dehydrogenase family protein, which gives rise to MSRVLVIGCGGVASVAIQKCCQVSDVFTELCIASRTKSKCDALAEKLKGKTATKVTTAQVDADQVDQVIALIKSYKPDLVMNIALPYQDLTIMDACLACGVNYMDTANYEPEDTDDPQWRAIYEKRCKEEGFSAYFDYSWQWAYKEKFEKAGLTALLGCGFDPGVTQAYCAYAQKHEFDTIDTIDILDCNGGDHGYAFATNFNPEVNLREVSAPGSYWENGHWVEIPAMSIKREYDFDQVGEKDMYLLHHEEIESLAKNIPGVKRIRFFMTFGQSYLDHMRCLEDVGMLSTTPINFEGHEIVPIKFLKALLPDPASLGPRTKGKTNIGCIFTGKKDGKDKTYYIYNVCDHQACYREVGSQAISYTTGVPAMCGALMLLTGKWTTPGVHTVEEFDPDPFLDALDKHGLPRSESHDPALVK
- the speB gene encoding agmatinase, translating into MLKNNVETFLACDAPYEDAKIVLFGAPFDSTTSFRPGTRFGSSAIRHESFGLETYSPYQDKDLEEYAVFDSGDLELCFGSSEMALQDIEERTATILQDGKLPFMVGGEHLVTLGAFRAVLKKYPDVQIIHFDAHTDLRDDYLGVKLSHACVIRRCHDLIGDGKIHQFCIRSGEKAEWQFARQHTDLHPFSFGGLEQLVRNLEKSQVPVYFTIDLDCLDPSVFPGTGTPEAGGVTFMALLNALRLVARTNVVAADVNELAPMLDASGASTAVACKVVRELLLALL
- the speE gene encoding polyamine aminopropyltransferase codes for the protein MEMWFSEFHTPDVKHSLRVNRHLFSKQSDFQRIDIFETPEFGRVLTLDGNVMLTERDEFIYDEMMTHVPMAVHKGIKDILVIGAGDGGVVRELTRYDRVEKIDLVEMDPMVVEACRNYLPGNACRMDDRRVHIYFENALKFIRHRENSYDLIIVDSVDPFGPSEGFFTREFYGSCYNALREDGIMVNQQGSPFYKEDAIAMQRSHQRIVSTFPISKVYQAHIPTYAAGYWTFGFASKKYHPINDLDAPAWEALNMHTRYYTTRLHVGAFWLPAFLEEMLKEVETEEGCQNAEK
- a CDS encoding aminotransferase class I/II-fold pyridoxal phosphate-dependent enzyme, with product MEKQYRLKQDRAPIYEALERFRKMRVVPFDVPGHKRGRGNPELTDFLGEKCVGVDVNSMKPLDNLCHPVSVIREAEQLAADAFGASQAFLMVGGTTSAVQSMILSACKRGDKIILPRNVHKSMINALVLCGAIPVYVNPDVDKRLGISLGMKRDAVAKAIRENPDAVAVVVNNPTYYGVCSDLRAIVKMAHDAGMLCLADEAHGTHFYFGSGLPVSAMAAGADMAAISMHKSGGSLTQSSFLLTGPKVHAGYVRQIINLTQTTSGSYLLMSSLDISRRRLALHGREIFHKVVDMAEYARQEINNIGGYYAFGRELMNGDSVFDFDNTKLSIHTLDIGLAGIEVYDILRDDYDIQIEFGDIGNILAYLSMGDRIQDLERLVSALAEIRRRYQKDPTGMLTQEYVEPVVVTSPQEAFYADKISLPLEQCEGRVCSEFVMCYPPGIPLLAPGEKITKTVLEHIRYAKEKGCSMTGSEDPELKHLNVLA
- a CDS encoding [Fe-Fe] hydrogenase large subunit C-terminal domain-containing protein, with the protein product MEESKAKNLTLDELYHKMLKRAAEGKNVEDIENADPKMIECLAHPEDTSLVWRVKPCTCSEDKQADCVKVCQWDAMHPSADGVQIDPDKCVGCQACVDACKLESLKTKKDIIPVVEELKKGDTPIYALVAPAFSGQFGPEVTAGKLRTALKLLGFSGMLEVAVFADILTLKEALEFDKNVNKEGDFQLTSCCCPMWIAMIRRLYHQLMPNVPGSVSPMIAGGRTVKVLHPEAKTVFIGPCMAKKAEIKEPDLKGAIDYVLTYEELRDLFSTTKLDLASLEEDNVPHASKAGIRYAYAGGVAAAVDATVKKLNPHRKIEMKIRRADSVPECRAMIDNILKGNHEGNFFEGMGCKGGCVGGPKALVNREEGKKNVQAYSDEAQYNTPAENPYVIELLKKLGFATVEEFLAKSDLYDRKFD